A genomic stretch from Bordetella sp. N includes:
- a CDS encoding ABC transporter substrate-binding protein: MSGRRFLLGVAAAATLVSAGGTALAGKADDTLVWATATEMNTPDIYYGNQREALIVTYAMCDSLVHRDPLTNEYKPLLATSWSWTGDHTLDVKLRKGVKFHNGKEMTAEDVAYTFNTLAPESSGMAFRALVDWIKNVEVVSPYEVVFHATRPAPAALEYLTGTSPIFPKGHYDSAPSVPTADGKTRRDYGAVLPMCTGPYKLQEYKPGQSLTLVKNDQYWEGSPKGKPHIGKIVLRTIPDVDTQVSELMTGGIDWMWGVPPENAKLLAEQDSLTVKSAATMRMSFLSLDASGRSGDNPMKDVRVRRAVFYAIDREALVKNLIGPGSVVQKSMCSMNQFGCTDKVPDYPYDPAKAKALLAEAGYPNGFDMTFYAYRDRQYTEAVANYLRAVGIRTNIQFMQWGALRPIVVGGKAQMAHLTLGSNGMLDASASTSYYFKFTGDDYARDPQVRDWLETADTSTDPEKRKEFYAKALSRIQDQAYFVPLYTYGRTYAFNKDLDYPLTPDEMAHFYLARWK, encoded by the coding sequence ATGAGCGGCAGGCGATTCTTGCTGGGCGTGGCGGCGGCCGCGACCTTGGTGTCAGCGGGCGGTACGGCCTTGGCCGGCAAGGCGGATGACACCCTCGTTTGGGCCACCGCCACCGAGATGAACACCCCCGACATCTATTATGGCAATCAGCGCGAAGCCCTGATCGTCACCTACGCGATGTGCGATTCGCTGGTGCACCGTGATCCTCTGACCAACGAATACAAGCCGCTGCTGGCCACCAGCTGGTCCTGGACCGGTGACCACACGCTGGACGTGAAACTGCGCAAAGGCGTCAAGTTCCACAACGGCAAGGAGATGACCGCCGAGGACGTCGCCTACACCTTCAACACCCTGGCCCCCGAAAGCAGCGGCATGGCATTCCGCGCGCTGGTGGACTGGATCAAGAACGTCGAGGTGGTGTCGCCCTACGAAGTGGTCTTCCATGCGACCCGCCCCGCGCCCGCCGCGCTGGAATACCTGACCGGCACGTCGCCCATCTTCCCCAAGGGCCATTACGACAGCGCGCCCTCCGTGCCCACGGCCGACGGCAAGACCCGCCGCGACTACGGCGCGGTGCTGCCGATGTGTACGGGCCCCTACAAATTGCAGGAATACAAGCCGGGCCAGTCGCTGACCCTGGTCAAGAACGATCAATATTGGGAAGGTAGTCCCAAAGGTAAGCCGCATATCGGCAAGATCGTGCTCCGCACCATCCCGGATGTCGACACGCAGGTTTCGGAATTGATGACGGGCGGCATCGACTGGATGTGGGGCGTGCCGCCGGAAAACGCCAAGCTGCTGGCCGAACAGGACAGCCTGACGGTGAAGTCGGCGGCGACCATGCGCATGTCCTTCCTGTCGCTGGACGCGTCGGGCCGGTCGGGCGACAACCCCATGAAGGATGTGCGCGTGCGGCGCGCGGTGTTCTACGCCATCGATCGCGAGGCCCTGGTCAAGAACCTGATCGGGCCGGGCTCGGTGGTGCAGAAGTCCATGTGCTCCATGAACCAGTTTGGCTGCACGGACAAGGTGCCTGATTATCCTTACGATCCGGCCAAGGCCAAGGCGCTGCTGGCCGAGGCGGGCTACCCGAACGGGTTCGACATGACGTTCTACGCCTATCGCGACCGCCAATACACGGAAGCCGTGGCGAACTACCTGCGCGCGGTGGGCATCCGCACCAATATCCAGTTCATGCAGTGGGGCGCGTTGCGGCCCATCGTCGTCGGCGGCAAGGCGCAGATGGCGCATCTGACCCTGGGTTCCAACGGCATGCTGGATGCGTCGGCGTCGACCAGCTATTACTTCAAGTTCACCGGCGACGACTACGCCCGCGACCCGCAGGTGCGCGATTGGCTGGAAACCGCCGATACGTCGACCGATCCCGAGAAGCGCAAGGAGTTCTACGCCAAGGCGCTGTCGCGCATCCAGGACCAGGCCTACTTCGTGCCGCTGTATACCTATGGCCGTACGTATGCCTTCAACAAGGACCTGGACTATCCGCTGACGCCGGACGAAATGGCCCACTTCTACCTGGCCCGCTGGAAGTGA
- a CDS encoding ATP-binding protein, whose product MAAPPLAAPPVAATPARVPLLRGFLDLPRQVQRRFAVMLLPWLAVFALGFPWLWLKFDGLAREPLWHERESLLDESVEIVRRTLDSLEHDVLFLSDMSSQLPRENVEDGSPMARLYVTFARTAGVYDQVRWLGENGAELLRVNWRMGTPLLVPQAQLQQKVGRGYFADTRGTVPGTVYFSPMDLNEEHGGVERPLVPTLRVATPLYEDDIAQGVVVINYRASRLLSRLNDLARRRDLTVMLLNDDGYWLQGPEPDDDWAWQLGLPQRKVPNTDPALWRSVSGADSGRYRGAIGDYAFRRLKIGADSFTDLDSAGPVVNKLGLVVLVGGERGQAASWAENWKVMLAPLMALVFLVTLRYGWVTMRGLVDEEARARELRRTNKALRDAYENLTHVRADLSRAERLSSLGLMVAGVAHELNTPLGSASLAVSALTQSIETLRARLEAGLRKSDLQAFLDEASEASRLADGAVRRASGIVRRFKQVAVDRTSMERRSFALDEAVLDADPRLRKWPYEQIQLRLELERGLFMDSYPGPLEQVIGNLLNNALAHAFDHENGSGTLRIQAHGSAGGDVVVRIIDDGVGIEEADLPHIFDPFFTTQRHQGGTGLGLHIVAQMVSEVLSGRIDVQSRRGGPDHGTTFTLVLPRQAKYMS is encoded by the coding sequence ATGGCCGCGCCGCCGCTCGCTGCTCCCCCAGTCGCCGCGACGCCGGCACGCGTGCCCCTGTTGCGCGGGTTCCTGGACTTGCCGCGGCAAGTGCAGCGCCGGTTCGCGGTGATGCTCCTGCCCTGGCTGGCGGTATTCGCCTTGGGTTTTCCCTGGCTGTGGCTGAAGTTCGACGGCCTTGCGCGCGAACCGCTCTGGCACGAACGCGAAAGCCTGCTCGATGAATCGGTGGAAATCGTGCGGCGCACCTTGGACAGCCTGGAGCACGACGTGCTCTTTCTGAGCGATATGTCGTCGCAGCTGCCACGTGAGAACGTCGAAGACGGGTCGCCGATGGCGCGCCTGTATGTGACGTTCGCCCGCACCGCCGGCGTCTACGACCAGGTGCGCTGGCTTGGGGAAAACGGGGCTGAACTGCTGCGCGTGAACTGGCGCATGGGCACTCCGCTGCTGGTGCCGCAGGCGCAATTGCAGCAGAAAGTGGGCAGGGGCTATTTTGCCGATACGCGCGGTACGGTGCCGGGCACGGTCTACTTTTCGCCGATGGACTTGAACGAAGAACATGGCGGCGTGGAGCGGCCCTTGGTGCCGACCCTGCGCGTTGCCACGCCGCTGTACGAGGATGACATCGCCCAGGGCGTGGTGGTGATCAACTACCGCGCCTCCCGGTTGCTGTCGCGCTTGAACGACCTGGCGCGCCGCCGTGACCTGACGGTGATGCTGCTCAATGACGACGGCTATTGGCTGCAAGGCCCCGAACCTGACGACGATTGGGCGTGGCAACTTGGCTTGCCGCAACGCAAGGTGCCCAATACCGATCCGGCATTGTGGCGGTCGGTGAGTGGCGCCGACAGCGGGCGCTATCGGGGCGCGATCGGCGACTACGCCTTCCGCCGCCTGAAGATCGGCGCGGACTCCTTCACGGACCTCGACAGCGCCGGCCCCGTGGTCAACAAGCTGGGCCTGGTGGTGCTGGTGGGCGGCGAACGGGGGCAGGCCGCCAGCTGGGCCGAGAACTGGAAGGTGATGCTGGCGCCGCTGATGGCGCTCGTGTTCCTGGTGACGCTGCGCTACGGCTGGGTGACCATGCGCGGGCTGGTCGACGAGGAAGCGCGCGCAAGAGAGTTGCGGCGCACGAACAAGGCGCTGCGCGATGCCTACGAGAACCTGACGCATGTGCGCGCCGACCTGTCGCGCGCCGAGCGGCTGTCGTCACTGGGCTTGATGGTGGCCGGTGTGGCCCATGAGTTGAATACGCCGCTGGGCAGCGCCAGCCTGGCCGTCAGCGCGCTGACGCAATCGATAGAGACCTTGCGCGCCCGGCTGGAGGCAGGCCTGCGCAAGTCGGACCTGCAGGCTTTCCTCGACGAGGCCAGCGAGGCGTCCAGGCTGGCGGACGGTGCGGTACGGCGCGCGTCAGGTATCGTCCGCCGCTTCAAGCAGGTGGCGGTGGACCGCACCAGCATGGAACGGCGGTCCTTCGCGCTCGACGAAGCCGTGCTGGACGCGGATCCGCGGCTGCGCAAGTGGCCTTATGAACAGATCCAGCTACGTCTGGAGCTGGAGCGCGGGCTGTTCATGGACAGCTATCCCGGCCCGTTGGAGCAGGTCATCGGCAATCTCTTGAACAATGCGCTGGCGCACGCCTTCGATCACGAGAACGGCAGCGGCACCTTGCGCATCCAGGCGCATGGCAGCGCCGGCGGGGATGTGGTGGTGCGCATCATCGACGATGGCGTCGGCATAGAAGAAGCCGACCTGCCGCATATCTTCGATCCTTTCTTCACCACGCAGCGCCATCAGGGGGGCACCGGACTGGGGCTGCATATCGTCGCGCAGATGGTCAGCGAGGTCCTGAGCGGCCGCATCGACGTGCAAAGCAGGCGCGGCGGGCCGGATCACGGGACCACCTTCACCTTGGTGCTGCCCAGGCAGGCTAAGTATATGTCCTAG